In a single window of the Pocillopora verrucosa isolate sample1 chromosome 4, ASM3666991v2, whole genome shotgun sequence genome:
- the LOC131785685 gene encoding beta-1 adrenergic receptor-like, translating into MNSIIEEFNQEERIILAAWFSVTGLVAVIGNTVVLWLIARNHSLRIISNFFIASLAVADLSVGLVINPVWATARCINYDEDSYLKTYGKAIDYLWIHTTVATTFNLCCISLDRYITIIHPLRYQELLTNTRSYLIIASVWVLSFLLPCSRFFVRDDSIELWLSFTIITVLIPMIIIVFCSIRILKASATQSRRINVVTLQNQESVNRRKQNLKAAKTVSIVVGLFVVCWLPSLVTSFTQYLSKYVVYSTMYHKVWTIVEAVAFTSAAIDPWVYCLRNSKFYEAFNRTFRVRGRQIIEQTSARR; encoded by the coding sequence ATTGGCAACACTGTTGTCTTATGGTTGATCGCCAGAAATCATTCCCTCAGAATAATTTCGAATTTTTTCATTGCTTCATTGGCTGTGGCGGACTTGTCGGTAGGACTTGTTATAAACCCTGTATGGGCAACGGCCAGGTGCATCAATTATGACGAAGACAGTTATCTGAAAACTTACGGTAAAGCTATTGATTATCTGTGGATACACACCACTGTAGCTACAACGTTCAACCTATGCTGCATTAGTCTGGACAGGTATATTACCATCATTCATCCGCTCCGCTATCAAGAGCTTCTTACTAACACGAGAAGTTATCTCATCATAGCTTCTGTATGGGTCTTGTCGTTTCTTCTCCCCTGTTCAAGGTTTTTTGTGAGAGATGATTCTATTGAGTTGTGGTTGTCTTTTACAATCATAACAGTGTTAATTCCTATGATCATCATTGTGTTCTGTTCCATTCGAATATTGAAAGCCTCTGCGACGCAGTCCAGGAGAATAAATGTTGTCACTTTACAGAATCAAGAATCCGTGAACAGACGAAAACAGAACTTAAAAGCTGCTAAAACAGTTAGTATTGTGGTGGGACTATTCGTTGTTTGCTGGCTGCCGAGTCTAGTGACTTCTTTCACTCAATATTTGAGCAAATATGTGGTTTACTCCACCATGTATCATAAGGTTTGGACTATTGTCGAGGCGGTTGCTTTTACTTCCGCGGCAATCGACCCGTGGGTTTATTGTTTGCGAAACAGCAAATTCTATGAAGCATTTAATCGCACTTTTCGAGTACGCGGAAGACAAATTATAGAACAAACTTCCGCTCGTCGTTAA